In the genome of Segatella copri, one region contains:
- the thiD gene encoding bifunctional hydroxymethylpyrimidine kinase/phosphomethylpyrimidine kinase, producing the protein MKYYTALTIAGSDSCGGAGIQADIKTMSALGVYASSAITAITVQNTKGVYGIQNVEPEIVKGQIEAVMDDIHPDAIKIGMVNDCNTIRAITETLKKYEDQFQHLVIDPVMVSTSGCRLMQEDALKVFIHDLLPLATLLTPNIPEAEILAGIKIQNVEDTKNAASAISKLGCKYVLIKGGHFEGNEKIDYLFEDGKLITSYRGMNIDTRNTHGTGCTLSSAITSYLTREMDMNTAIAMAKTYLSGAILAGKDVKIGEGHGPVNHFYEPKALFFK; encoded by the coding sequence ATGAAATACTATACAGCATTGACTATTGCCGGATCCGACAGTTGCGGAGGAGCCGGTATTCAGGCCGACATCAAGACGATGTCGGCTCTGGGCGTTTATGCCAGTTCGGCCATCACAGCCATCACCGTGCAGAACACCAAAGGAGTATATGGCATACAGAATGTAGAGCCGGAAATTGTAAAGGGACAGATTGAGGCAGTGATGGATGATATCCATCCCGATGCCATCAAGATTGGCATGGTGAACGACTGCAACACCATACGCGCCATCACCGAAACCCTCAAGAAATACGAGGACCAGTTCCAGCATCTCGTTATCGACCCCGTAATGGTATCTACCAGCGGATGCAGACTGATGCAGGAGGACGCCCTCAAAGTCTTCATCCACGACCTGCTGCCACTTGCCACCCTGCTCACCCCCAACATCCCGGAAGCAGAGATTCTTGCCGGCATCAAGATTCAGAATGTGGAAGATACCAAGAATGCAGCCTCAGCCATCAGTAAGCTGGGATGCAAATACGTGCTCATCAAGGGCGGACACTTCGAAGGAAACGAGAAGATTGACTATCTCTTCGAAGATGGAAAACTCATTACCAGCTATCGCGGCATGAACATTGATACCCGAAACACCCACGGCACCGGCTGCACCCTATCCTCTGCCATCACCTCTTATCTGACCAGAGAAATGGATATGAATACCGCTATTGCAATGGCGAAGACCTATCTTTCGGGCGCCATCCTTGCCGGAAAAGACGTAAAGATTGGAGAAGGACATGGACCTGTGAACCATTTCTACGAACCGAAAGCCCTATTCTTTAAATAA
- a CDS encoding thiamine phosphate synthase, with protein sequence MKWIVITMPDFIENEANYINQLFEAGLEELHLRKPDSCIEDCERLLQEINPKWYPGIVVHDHFSLCGKYHLHGIHLNRRNNQVPDGFQGSLSRSCHSFKEVTEAQNEGVFSYVFLSPIFDSISKKGYKHCFSNKDLEDAGNNGIINEKVIALGGVIPQFIPQLRVWNFGGAAFLGDIWNRRQDADWAEYLTNVRKCLLHATRKNTLKGSNIW encoded by the coding sequence ATGAAATGGATTGTTATTACCATGCCTGATTTCATAGAGAATGAGGCAAACTACATCAACCAGCTCTTCGAGGCAGGACTCGAAGAGCTGCATCTGCGCAAGCCTGATTCCTGCATCGAAGACTGCGAGCGACTGCTGCAGGAAATCAACCCGAAATGGTATCCGGGAATCGTGGTTCACGACCACTTTTCGCTCTGCGGGAAATATCATCTCCACGGCATCCATCTGAATCGCCGAAACAATCAAGTGCCAGATGGCTTCCAGGGAAGCCTGTCACGTTCCTGCCACAGTTTCAAGGAAGTAACAGAAGCGCAGAATGAAGGAGTTTTCAGCTACGTTTTCCTCAGTCCTATCTTCGATAGCATCTCCAAAAAAGGCTACAAGCATTGCTTTTCAAACAAGGATTTGGAGGATGCCGGCAACAACGGCATCATCAACGAAAAGGTGATTGCCCTAGGTGGCGTTATTCCGCAATTCATCCCACAACTGCGAGTCTGGAACTTCGGCGGCGCAGCCTTCCTGGGGGATATCTGGAACCGCCGACAGGATGCCGACTGGGCAGAATATCTTACCAACGTAAGAAAATGCCTATTGCATGCTACGCGAAAAAATACACTTAAAGGCTCAAATATTTGGTAG
- a CDS encoding endonuclease MutS2 — protein sequence MIYPDNFENKIGFNEIRKMLRERCLSPLGKEQVDKMAFSSDAEQVNEWLMQVREFRRLMEEVEDFPLQYFYDVRESILRIRVENTHLEEDELFDLRRSLATIAGMVKILNHSDEDDAHAEQEDGWRREKKYPYPALHRLSKDVMTFPQLIQRIDQILDKFGKIRDNATPELLQIRRELAKTEGSISRTLYSILRAAQSEGVVEKDVTPTLRDGRLVIPVIPTLKRRIKGIVHDESATGKTVFIEPTEVVEANNRVRELEGEERKEIIRILTDFTNKVRPFSKEILESYRFLAIIDLIQAKQKIADVFKAIEPEVADHPHVDWIRAIHPLLQLSLQKKNEKVVPLDITLTQDKRILIISGPNAGGKSVCLKTVGLLQYMLQCGLSIPVSERSKTGVFQNIMIDIGDEQSLENDLSTYSSHLLNMKNMMKAANGDTIILIDEFGTGTEPGIGGAIAEAVLDKFCKQQAYGVITTHYQNLKHFADSHEGVVNGAMLYDRHEMKALFQLAIGRPGSSFAIEIARKIGLPEEVIKEASDIVGSEYIQSDKYLQDIVRDKRYWENKRQNIHQREKDMEKTISKYESDIEDIERSRKAILKKAKEEAAELLKESNKKIENAIREIRESQAEKEETRRIRQELDAFKQEVQEIDTKESDDKIARKIAQIQQRKERHAKRQAEKKENQEKAAAVLRNAQNKVQADGKREIQVGDTVRIKGLTTIGKVESISGDTATAVFGGMRTKMRLNRLEHAAATVENVDKTEERKENLASYGISKETRKTIDAHKTNFHQDLDVRGMRGDEALNAVQYFIDDAILVGMPRVRILHGKGNGILRQLIRQYLSSVPNVTHYADEHVQFGGAGITVVDF from the coding sequence ATGATTTATCCAGATAATTTTGAAAATAAGATAGGGTTCAACGAAATCCGAAAAATGCTGCGCGAAAGATGCCTATCACCACTCGGCAAGGAACAGGTGGACAAGATGGCTTTCAGCAGCGACGCAGAACAGGTGAATGAGTGGCTCATGCAGGTGCGTGAGTTCAGACGACTGATGGAGGAAGTGGAAGACTTCCCCCTGCAATATTTCTATGACGTAAGAGAGAGCATCCTCCGTATACGTGTGGAGAATACCCACCTGGAAGAGGACGAACTGTTTGACCTGAGACGTTCGCTCGCCACCATCGCCGGCATGGTGAAGATTCTGAACCACAGCGATGAAGACGATGCTCACGCCGAACAGGAAGATGGATGGCGTAGAGAAAAGAAATATCCCTATCCTGCCCTCCACCGTCTTTCAAAAGACGTGATGACTTTCCCGCAACTGATTCAACGCATCGACCAGATTCTCGACAAATTCGGTAAGATACGAGACAATGCTACCCCCGAACTCCTCCAGATTCGACGAGAACTGGCGAAGACCGAAGGAAGCATTTCACGCACCCTATACAGTATATTGCGAGCTGCCCAGAGCGAAGGCGTGGTGGAGAAAGACGTAACCCCTACCCTGCGCGACGGTCGACTGGTTATCCCGGTAATCCCTACCCTGAAGCGAAGAATCAAGGGTATCGTGCACGACGAGAGTGCCACCGGTAAGACCGTGTTCATAGAACCAACCGAGGTGGTAGAAGCCAACAACCGGGTGCGCGAGCTGGAAGGCGAGGAAAGAAAGGAGATTATCCGCATCCTCACCGATTTCACCAACAAGGTGCGCCCATTCTCCAAGGAAATTCTGGAGAGCTACCGCTTCCTCGCCATCATCGACCTGATTCAGGCGAAGCAGAAAATAGCCGATGTGTTCAAGGCGATAGAGCCGGAAGTGGCCGACCATCCACACGTAGACTGGATCCGTGCCATCCACCCATTGCTCCAGTTGTCACTGCAGAAGAAAAACGAAAAGGTGGTGCCACTCGACATCACCCTGACGCAAGACAAGCGCATCCTCATTATCTCGGGTCCTAATGCCGGAGGTAAGTCGGTGTGTCTCAAGACAGTAGGTTTGCTTCAGTATATGCTGCAATGCGGACTGAGCATCCCGGTGAGCGAGCGTTCGAAGACGGGTGTCTTCCAGAACATCATGATTGACATCGGCGACGAGCAGAGTCTGGAGAACGACCTGAGTACCTACTCTTCCCATCTTCTGAACATGAAGAACATGATGAAGGCAGCCAATGGCGACACCATCATATTGATAGATGAGTTTGGTACCGGTACCGAACCGGGCATCGGTGGAGCCATCGCCGAGGCAGTGCTCGACAAGTTCTGCAAGCAGCAGGCTTACGGCGTCATCACCACCCACTATCAGAACCTGAAACATTTTGCAGATAGTCACGAGGGCGTGGTAAACGGTGCGATGCTTTACGACCGCCACGAGATGAAGGCACTCTTCCAGCTTGCCATCGGCAGACCAGGATCTTCCTTCGCCATCGAAATCGCAAGAAAGATCGGTTTGCCGGAAGAGGTAATCAAGGAGGCTTCGGATATCGTGGGTTCAGAATACATCCAGAGTGACAAGTATCTGCAAGACATCGTCCGCGACAAGCGATACTGGGAGAACAAGCGCCAGAATATCCATCAGCGCGAGAAGGATATGGAAAAAACCATCTCCAAGTATGAGAGCGACATCGAGGACATCGAGCGAAGCCGAAAGGCTATCCTCAAGAAGGCGAAGGAGGAGGCTGCCGAACTCTTGAAGGAGAGCAACAAGAAGATAGAGAATGCCATCCGAGAGATTCGAGAGAGTCAGGCGGAGAAGGAGGAAACCCGCCGCATCCGCCAGGAACTTGATGCCTTCAAGCAGGAGGTTCAGGAGATTGACACCAAGGAATCGGATGACAAGATAGCCAGGAAGATAGCCCAGATTCAGCAGCGCAAGGAGCGCCATGCCAAGCGACAGGCTGAGAAGAAGGAGAACCAGGAGAAGGCTGCGGCTGTGCTGCGCAATGCCCAGAACAAGGTGCAGGCCGACGGCAAGCGCGAGATTCAGGTGGGCGATACCGTGCGCATCAAGGGCTTGACCACCATCGGAAAGGTGGAGAGCATCAGTGGCGATACAGCCACTGCCGTTTTCGGAGGCATGAGAACCAAGATGCGACTCAACCGACTGGAGCACGCTGCTGCCACCGTGGAGAATGTGGATAAGACCGAGGAGCGCAAGGAGAATCTGGCATCTTACGGCATCAGCAAGGAAACAAGAAAGACCATCGATGCCCACAAGACCAACTTCCATCAGGATCTGGACGTGAGAGGCATGCGTGGTGATGAGGCTCTGAATGCCGTGCAGTATTTCATAGATGATGCCATCCTGGTGGGTATGCCACGAGTAAGAATTCTGCATGGCAAGGGCAATGGTATCCTTCGCCAGCTCATCCGCCAGTATCTGAGCAGCGTTCCAAATGTTACGCATTATGCCGATGAACATGTGCAGTTCGGCGGTGCCGGAATCACAGTTGTGGACTTTTAA